Proteins co-encoded in one Streptomyces sp. NBC_01283 genomic window:
- a CDS encoding anti-sigma factor domain-containing protein — protein sequence MSRDRGHGGRRTPSVGRPRPLRRVHSLAVPYALDALEPRELRRFERHLVRCVRCRAESRELGEGTVRLAGAAAVPPPPGLRERVLTAVRTTEQDPPPRAPVTRSAPPRPRALLPVGRVGPIGHAGHAGLVDRAAIAGLTALALAVTVILAVQLVRSDDRLGRERAEAREIAHVLAAPDARASGTEDAWGRGINVVASESRRRAVVTVTGLGAPPKGRAHQLWLLRPGSTPRSLGLLDGETPVIATILSASATSLAVTTEPDGGSERPTSAPLVQLALESVEFGE from the coding sequence ATGAGCCGGGACCGCGGCCACGGCGGCCGTCGAACGCCCTCCGTCGGGCGACCGCGGCCCCTGCGGCGCGTCCACTCCCTGGCCGTCCCCTACGCCCTGGACGCCCTCGAACCCCGCGAACTGCGCCGCTTCGAGCGGCATCTCGTCCGCTGCGTTCGCTGCCGCGCGGAGTCCAGGGAACTGGGCGAGGGCACGGTACGCCTGGCGGGCGCGGCGGCGGTCCCGCCGCCGCCCGGCCTGCGCGAGCGGGTGCTCACCGCCGTACGCACCACGGAGCAGGACCCGCCACCGAGGGCGCCCGTCACCCGGAGCGCGCCCCCTCGCCCTCGCGCGCTTCTCCCCGTTGGCCGCGTCGGCCCCATCGGTCACGCCGGTCACGCCGGCCTCGTGGATCGCGCGGCCATCGCCGGTCTCACCGCTCTCGCACTGGCGGTGACCGTGATCCTCGCCGTCCAGCTGGTCCGTTCCGACGACCGGCTCGGCCGTGAGCGCGCCGAAGCACGTGAGATCGCCCACGTCCTGGCCGCTCCGGACGCCCGCGCGAGCGGCACGGAGGACGCGTGGGGGCGCGGCATCAACGTCGTCGCGTCGGAGTCCAGGCGGCGCGCCGTGGTGACCGTCACGGGGCTCGGGGCGCCGCCGAAGGGCCGTGCGCACCAGCTCTGGCTGCTGCGGCCAGGCTCGACGCCCCGCTCCCTGGGCCTCCTGGACGGCGAAACGCCGGTGATCGCCACGATCCTGAGCGCGTCCGCTACGTCACTCGCCGTGACCACCGAACCCGACGGTGGCTCAGAGAGGCCCACTTCCGCCCCTCTTGTCCAACTCGCCCTGGAATCAGTTGAATTCGGAGAGTAA
- a CDS encoding amidohydrolase: MSRRRIMQLLGSAGVTAGVMTADADPAMAASEDRSPAAYEAPEGLAADTPAKRAALDWITSHDDRITGLNAEIWDNAELSLREWKSSIAEADFLERAGFDVKFGTAGFPTAFTATFTHGKGGPVLGFSGEYDALPGLSQNKGVGHHDPREYIHDPFAPSYGPGHGCGHSALGTAAAAAAAAVAQAAKKHRLPVTVKFFGSTAEEMLIGKTYAVSKGVYDGLDAFLDWHPSTANATGWGSTTAMTAVTFTFLGVAGHGGTPLGNKSALDAAVMMATMSEFLREENLAPSGRLHWVINNGGDIPNVTAEIAEISYYVREGSPARVQVLLDKVIAVSEAAAKASQTTVRHRVTSACWNQLPAKAFAELLHANMREIGPPEFPASAHELAKELQESLGLPQKGMHDEIGELNPPNPVFMGGGSTDVADISWNVPTVSMGAALAPIGTKMHTWSTAACAAAAPGQAAVIAAAKYLAATAVDLITQPERLKAVKDEFKERTKGVSWKTALPDGYEPPMYEPPAWFLKKTGQKWPPPNITWPPKRVVSRERFSSLGPELAPQK; this comes from the coding sequence TTGAGCCGCCGCCGCATCATGCAGCTCCTCGGCTCGGCCGGTGTCACCGCCGGAGTCATGACCGCCGACGCGGACCCGGCGATGGCCGCCAGCGAGGACCGCAGCCCCGCGGCCTACGAAGCGCCCGAAGGCCTCGCGGCCGACACCCCCGCCAAGCGCGCGGCGCTCGACTGGATCACCTCTCACGACGACCGGATCACCGGCCTGAACGCCGAGATCTGGGACAACGCCGAGCTGTCCCTCCGTGAGTGGAAGTCCTCCATCGCCGAGGCCGATTTCCTCGAACGGGCCGGATTCGACGTCAAGTTCGGCACCGCGGGCTTCCCGACGGCGTTCACCGCGACCTTCACGCACGGCAAGGGCGGCCCGGTCCTCGGCTTCAGCGGCGAGTACGACGCGCTGCCCGGCCTCTCGCAGAACAAGGGCGTGGGCCACCACGATCCGCGCGAGTACATCCACGACCCCTTCGCGCCGAGTTACGGGCCCGGCCACGGCTGTGGCCACAGCGCGCTCGGCACGGCGGCAGCCGCCGCCGCGGCGGCCGTCGCGCAGGCGGCGAAGAAGCACCGGCTGCCCGTCACCGTGAAGTTCTTCGGCTCCACGGCCGAGGAGATGCTGATCGGCAAGACGTACGCCGTCAGCAAGGGGGTGTACGACGGCCTCGACGCGTTCCTGGACTGGCACCCCTCCACGGCCAACGCGACCGGCTGGGGCAGCACCACCGCGATGACCGCCGTCACCTTCACCTTCCTCGGCGTGGCCGGGCACGGCGGCACCCCGCTCGGCAACAAGTCCGCACTGGACGCCGCCGTGATGATGGCGACGATGTCGGAGTTCCTGCGCGAGGAGAACCTCGCGCCGAGCGGCCGGCTGCACTGGGTGATCAACAACGGCGGTGACATCCCGAACGTCACCGCGGAGATCGCCGAGATCTCGTACTACGTGCGTGAGGGCAGCCCCGCCCGCGTCCAGGTCCTCCTGGACAAGGTGATCGCGGTCTCCGAGGCGGCCGCGAAGGCGTCCCAGACGACGGTCCGGCACCGCGTGACGTCGGCCTGCTGGAACCAGCTCCCGGCCAAGGCCTTCGCCGAGCTCCTGCACGCGAACATGCGGGAGATAGGCCCGCCCGAATTCCCCGCCTCGGCACACGAGTTGGCCAAGGAGCTCCAGGAGTCCCTCGGGCTGCCGCAGAAGGGCATGCACGACGAGATCGGCGAACTGAACCCGCCCAACCCGGTGTTCATGGGCGGCGGTTCGACGGACGTCGCCGACATCAGCTGGAACGTCCCCACCGTCTCGATGGGCGCCGCCCTCGCCCCCATCGGCACCAAGATGCACACCTGGTCCACGGCCGCCTGCGCGGCGGCAGCCCCCGGCCAGGCCGCGGTGATCGCCGCGGCGAAGTACCTGGCGGCGACGGCGGTCGACCTGATCACGCAGCCCGAGCGCCTGAAGGCGGTCAAGGATGAGTTCAAGGAGCGTACGAAGGGCGTCAGTTGGAAGACCGCGCTGCCGGACGGCTATGAGCCGCCGATGTACGAGCCCCCGGCGTGGTTCCTGAAGAAGACCGGCCAGAAGTGGCCGCCGCCGAACATCACCTGGCCGCCGAAGCGGGTGGTGTCCCGGGAGAGGTTCTCCTCGCTGGGACCGGAGCTCGCCCCCCAGAAGTAG
- a CDS encoding ABC transporter permease, with translation MSAILYDGSAVLGRHLRRIKHAPAILVMTQTMPIVFLLFFGYVFGSALAMPGADYRAFLVPGMLVATAANGIMTGMFTAAQDSHRGVMDRFRTMPMSRSAVPLGQAAADLLTTAVGLVPLMLVGLAMGWRIEGGPLQALGAFGLLLLFRFATTWVGILLGLVSQSEEAAGQLGGATFMLPLLSNAYIPADGLPGWLRTLAEWNPISAVATAVRDLCGNAPVPADAAWPVAHPVAGSVLWSLALLAVCVPLAVRRYTRGGR, from the coding sequence ATGAGCGCCATCCTCTACGACGGCAGCGCCGTTCTCGGCCGGCATCTGCGGCGCATCAAGCACGCGCCCGCCATCCTCGTCATGACCCAGACGATGCCCATCGTCTTCCTGCTCTTCTTCGGCTACGTCTTCGGCAGCGCCCTCGCGATGCCCGGCGCCGACTACCGCGCCTTCCTCGTCCCAGGCATGCTCGTCGCGACCGCCGCGAACGGCATCATGACCGGCATGTTCACCGCCGCCCAGGACTCCCACCGGGGGGTCATGGACCGGTTCCGCACGATGCCCATGAGCCGCTCGGCCGTGCCGCTCGGGCAGGCCGCCGCCGACCTGCTGACCACCGCGGTGGGGCTCGTGCCGCTGATGCTCGTCGGCCTGGCGATGGGCTGGCGGATCGAGGGCGGACCGCTCCAGGCTCTCGGCGCCTTCGGCCTGTTGCTGCTGTTCCGGTTCGCGACGACCTGGGTCGGCATCCTGCTCGGGCTCGTCTCGCAGAGCGAGGAGGCGGCGGGACAGCTGGGCGGCGCGACGTTCATGCTGCCGCTGCTCTCGAACGCGTACATCCCCGCCGACGGCCTCCCCGGGTGGCTGCGCACCCTCGCCGAGTGGAATCCGATCAGCGCGGTGGCCACGGCGGTGCGTGATCTGTGCGGCAACGCGCCCGTGCCGGCGGACGCCGCATGGCCGGTGGCGCATCCCGTGGCGGGGTCGGTCCTCTGGTCGCTCGCGCTGCTCGCCGTGTGCGTGCCGCTCGCCGTCCGCCGGTACACGCGCGGAGGACGGTGA
- a CDS encoding ATP-binding cassette domain-containing protein, protein MTSTYAVLSEGLEKHFGDVHALRGLDLAVPEGTVCGLLGPNGAGKTTAVRLLTTLRTPDAGRALVAGHDVVREAAAVRRLIGVTGQYASVDGDLTGRENLRLFARLLRVPRARGDELLERFGLADAADRPARTYSGGMRRRLDLAASLLVRPRVLFLDEPTTGLDPHSRNGIWEAVRELAAEGTTVLLTTQYLEEADQLADEIVLIDGGRAAHRGTPGALKAQIGSYVEVVLAPDSARQALHAAAVVLDQLTGAEPVLDDEKRTAGAVALDPDLTLPRVVRELDAAGVPVVDATLRAPTLDEVFLRLVSRVS, encoded by the coding sequence ATGACTTCTACGTACGCTGTACTTAGTGAGGGTCTGGAGAAGCACTTCGGGGACGTCCATGCCCTGCGGGGGCTCGATCTGGCCGTCCCCGAGGGCACGGTCTGCGGTCTGCTCGGCCCGAACGGGGCGGGCAAGACGACGGCGGTGCGCCTGCTCACCACGCTGCGGACACCGGATGCCGGGAGGGCGCTCGTCGCGGGGCACGACGTGGTGCGGGAGGCCGCCGCGGTGCGCCGGCTGATCGGAGTGACCGGGCAGTACGCCTCCGTCGACGGGGATCTGACGGGACGGGAGAATCTGCGGCTCTTCGCCCGGCTGCTGCGGGTTCCGCGGGCGCGGGGTGACGAACTGCTCGAACGGTTCGGACTCGCGGACGCCGCCGACCGTCCCGCGCGCACATACTCCGGCGGCATGCGGCGGCGGCTCGATCTCGCGGCGAGCCTTCTGGTCCGGCCGCGTGTGCTCTTCCTCGACGAGCCCACCACCGGACTCGATCCGCACAGCCGCAACGGCATCTGGGAGGCCGTACGGGAACTGGCCGCCGAGGGGACGACCGTGCTCCTGACCACGCAGTATCTGGAGGAAGCCGATCAGCTCGCCGACGAGATCGTGCTGATCGACGGGGGGCGGGCCGCGCACCGCGGTACGCCGGGCGCGCTGAAGGCGCAGATCGGGAGCTACGTCGAGGTCGTCCTCGCCCCTGACTCGGCGCGGCAGGCGCTGCATGCCGCCGCGGTCGTCCTGGATCAGCTCACCGGGGCCGAGCCGGTCCTCGACGACGAGAAGCGCACCGCCGGGGCGGTCGCCCTCGACCCGGATCTCACGCTGCCGCGTGTCGTACGGGAACTGGACGCCGCCGGGGTGCCGGTCGTGGACGCGACGCTGCGGGCGCCGACGCTCGACGAGGTCTTCCTGCGGCTCGTCTCGCGCGTTTCCTAG
- a CDS encoding TetR/AcrR family transcriptional regulator C-terminal domain-containing protein: MAGRAAEPEVIWARPERAGRGPKPAYSRADIAAAAVRIADADGIDAVSMRRVAGELGCGTMSLYNYVPRKEDLYELMVDAVSGEYVLAEGPASSDWRAEMLTLGRQTRDLMRRHPWLPRIMSALYGFSPNALRYLEHCLGVLEGLDAPYGTKAELIGMVNGSVMTFVSNELAMAERARALPWSEEREQQARYAYLAGQVATGAYPRLAEALKETPAPGDADELFDRMLNRLLDSFA, from the coding sequence ATGGCGGGCCGAGCGGCCGAACCGGAAGTGATCTGGGCGCGCCCCGAGCGTGCGGGCCGTGGCCCGAAGCCCGCGTACAGCAGGGCGGACATCGCGGCGGCGGCCGTCCGTATCGCCGACGCGGACGGCATCGACGCGGTCTCCATGCGCAGGGTCGCGGGCGAGCTGGGCTGCGGCACCATGTCGCTCTACAACTACGTGCCGCGCAAAGAGGACCTGTACGAGCTGATGGTCGACGCGGTGAGCGGCGAGTACGTGCTGGCGGAGGGGCCGGCGAGCAGTGACTGGCGCGCGGAGATGCTGACGCTCGGCCGTCAGACGCGCGACCTCATGCGACGCCACCCGTGGCTGCCCCGGATCATGTCGGCGCTCTACGGCTTCAGCCCGAACGCCCTGCGCTACCTGGAGCACTGTCTCGGCGTCCTGGAGGGCCTCGACGCGCCCTACGGCACCAAGGCGGAACTCATCGGCATGGTCAATGGCTCGGTCATGACGTTCGTCTCCAACGAGCTCGCCATGGCGGAGCGCGCGCGGGCGCTGCCGTGGTCGGAGGAGCGGGAGCAGCAGGCGAGGTACGCGTACCTCGCCGGGCAGGTGGCCACCGGGGCCTACCCGCGGCTCGCGGAGGCGCTCAAGGAGACGCCCGCGCCGGGTGACGCGGACGAGCTCTTCGACCGGATGCTGAACCGGCTCCTGGACTCGTTCGCCTGA
- a CDS encoding type ISP restriction/modification enzyme: MPGVTHDEAPLLGDLMPWSVAPLRPGRGWPMGPDAATLRARWAAFVRADPAERERLFSPSRSRTLHTAVSQLPGHRGATVPLAAASGPCPDPVRVLHGPFDEQWLIPDHRLIDTARPELWRVAGEGQLFLVEQGYVTGSTGPAVLASAVLPDGRSPAGRPGRIRPLFRRPGGLEPNTAPGLLAHLSSALGQDVGAGDLAAWTLAVAEASPAGCRVPLTSDAGIWARGTDLGRRVLALQARGDGTRPKLPGGRRPYVRAPLPARPAEVSYDPEEEALCVDAGRISPVPREAWEFEVSGVRVIELWFERRRAAGEAGSLEAIRPAEWPQTWTSELLELITVLALLAELRPLQTELATSLTTATDSGISTDALRRAGVLPVPDTARRPASVLDHHEEGPGGQFTLL; this comes from the coding sequence ATGCCGGGCGTGACGCACGACGAAGCGCCGCTGCTCGGCGACCTGATGCCGTGGTCCGTCGCGCCGCTCCGGCCGGGCCGCGGGTGGCCGATGGGGCCGGACGCCGCGACGCTCAGGGCCCGCTGGGCCGCGTTCGTGCGGGCGGATCCGGCGGAGCGCGAGAGGCTGTTCTCCCCCTCGCGCTCGCGCACCCTGCACACCGCGGTCTCCCAACTGCCGGGCCACCGGGGCGCGACGGTCCCGCTGGCCGCCGCTTCGGGCCCCTGCCCCGATCCGGTGCGCGTCCTGCACGGCCCCTTCGACGAGCAGTGGCTGATCCCGGACCACCGGCTCATCGACACCGCCCGCCCGGAGCTGTGGCGGGTCGCGGGCGAGGGCCAGCTCTTCCTCGTCGAGCAGGGGTACGTCACCGGCTCCACGGGCCCCGCGGTCCTTGCCTCCGCCGTGCTGCCGGACGGCCGCTCCCCCGCCGGGCGGCCCGGGCGCATCCGGCCGTTGTTCCGCCGCCCGGGCGGGCTCGAACCCAACACGGCTCCCGGACTGCTCGCCCACCTCTCCTCGGCGCTCGGCCAGGACGTCGGCGCCGGTGACCTGGCGGCCTGGACGCTCGCCGTCGCGGAGGCATCCCCGGCCGGATGCCGGGTGCCGCTGACGTCCGACGCCGGGATCTGGGCGCGGGGCACGGATTTGGGGCGCCGCGTTCTCGCGCTCCAGGCCCGCGGCGACGGCACACGGCCGAAGCTCCCGGGCGGGCGCCGGCCCTATGTACGGGCACCGCTCCCCGCCCGCCCCGCCGAGGTGTCGTACGACCCCGAGGAGGAGGCCCTCTGCGTGGACGCGGGCCGCATCTCGCCGGTGCCGCGGGAGGCATGGGAGTTCGAGGTGAGCGGAGTGCGGGTCATCGAGCTGTGGTTCGAGCGTCGGAGGGCGGCGGGCGAGGCGGGCTCCCTGGAAGCGATCCGGCCAGCGGAGTGGCCCCAGACCTGGACATCCGAACTACTGGAACTCATCACGGTGCTGGCCCTCCTCGCGGAACTCCGCCCCCTGCAAACGGAATTGGCCACGTCACTGACCACGGCGACAGACTCCGGCATCTCGACGGACGCCCTGCGCCGGGCGGGCGTGCTCCCCGTCCCCGACACCGCCAGGCGCCCGGCGTCGGTCCTCGACCACCACGAGGAAGGCCCGGGCGGCCAGTTCACCTTGCTCTGA
- a CDS encoding GntR family transcriptional regulator, whose amino-acid sequence MTAFAPDSIVLNRKLPLWYQVSQSLRASILGRTPDAPLRLPTEEQLAGHYGVSVLTMRQALKELEDEGLITRHRRRGTFIEPSAQRGSPVRLLGSVDAIVAQQSGMSTQLLGHGMAPVPGELTEHFPDLTEVATYHRLRSDEKTGEPTNHAHNFIRPELADRVEPDDLARWPMTKVLRDVVGVRISRITDTVEATLADPETARLLEVPLLSPILHYTGITYDEDGRALDVARIHYRGDRFSFTVTLDAT is encoded by the coding sequence GTGACCGCTTTCGCCCCGGACTCGATCGTCCTGAATCGCAAGCTGCCGCTCTGGTATCAGGTGTCGCAGTCCCTGCGTGCCTCGATACTCGGCCGCACGCCCGATGCCCCGCTCCGGCTGCCCACCGAGGAGCAGCTGGCGGGGCACTACGGCGTGAGCGTCCTGACCATGCGGCAGGCGCTCAAGGAGCTGGAGGACGAGGGTCTGATCACCCGGCACCGGCGGCGCGGCACGTTCATCGAGCCCAGCGCCCAGCGCGGCTCGCCGGTCCGGCTGCTCGGCTCGGTCGACGCGATCGTGGCCCAGCAGTCGGGCATGAGCACGCAGCTGCTGGGGCACGGCATGGCCCCGGTCCCGGGCGAACTCACCGAGCACTTCCCTGACCTCACCGAGGTGGCGACGTACCACCGGCTGCGCAGCGACGAGAAGACGGGCGAACCGACCAATCACGCCCATAACTTCATACGTCCCGAGCTCGCGGACCGCGTCGAACCCGACGACCTGGCGCGCTGGCCCATGACGAAGGTCCTGCGCGATGTGGTGGGCGTCCGCATCAGCCGCATCACCGACACCGTCGAGGCCACGCTCGCCGACCCGGAGACGGCCCGCCTCCTCGAAGTGCCGCTGCTCAGCCCGATCCTGCACTACACGGGCATCACGTACGACGAGGACGGCCGCGCCCTGGACGTGGCACGCATCCACTACCGCGGCGACCGCTTCTCGTTCACGGTCACCCTCGACGCGACGTAA
- the hmgA gene encoding homogentisate 1,2-dioxygenase: protein MSREHTSDASRGDANDPRKTAEALTYLSGFGNEHSSEAVPGALPHGRNSPQRAPLGLYAEQLSGTAFTEPRAHNRRSWLYRIRPSAAHPAFTRVDNGTIRTAPFAQDADPNRLRWNPLPEPAPGTDFLAGLWTLGGNGDATQRTGMAVHLYHANSSMTDRVFSDADGELLVVPERGGLLLRTEFGLLRAEPGEVALIPRGVRFRVELLDGTARGYVCENYGAVFQLPDLGPIGANGLANARDFRAPVAAYEDEDRPVEVVNKFCGNLWQATYDHSPLDVVAWHGNHVPYVYDLRRFNVIGTISYDHPDPSIFTVLTSPSDTPGLAGVDFVVFAPRWLVGEDTFRPPYFHRNVMSEYMGLIEGAYDAKAEGFVPGGGSLHNMMSAHGPDRDTFDKASAAELKPQKIDDGLAFMFETRWPVTATEQAAQASHLQRGYDDVWEGLERHFRN, encoded by the coding sequence ATGAGCCGGGAACACACCAGCGACGCAAGCCGTGGTGACGCGAACGACCCGCGCAAGACGGCCGAGGCACTGACGTACCTCTCCGGCTTCGGCAACGAACACAGCTCCGAAGCAGTGCCCGGTGCCCTGCCGCACGGCCGCAACTCGCCCCAGCGCGCTCCCCTCGGGCTGTACGCGGAGCAGCTGAGCGGCACCGCCTTCACCGAGCCCCGCGCGCACAACCGCCGCTCGTGGCTCTACCGCATCCGCCCCTCGGCCGCGCACCCCGCGTTCACCCGCGTCGACAACGGCACGATCCGCACGGCGCCGTTCGCCCAGGACGCCGACCCCAACCGCCTGCGCTGGAACCCGCTCCCCGAGCCCGCACCCGGCACGGACTTCCTCGCGGGCCTGTGGACGCTGGGCGGCAACGGAGACGCCACCCAGCGCACCGGCATGGCCGTGCACCTCTACCACGCCAACTCCTCCATGACCGACCGGGTGTTCAGCGACGCGGACGGTGAACTCCTCGTCGTGCCCGAGCGGGGCGGCCTTCTCCTGCGGACCGAGTTCGGCCTGCTGCGCGCCGAGCCGGGCGAGGTGGCGCTGATCCCGCGCGGGGTGCGCTTCCGCGTGGAGCTCCTTGACGGGACCGCGCGCGGCTATGTGTGCGAGAACTACGGCGCGGTCTTCCAGCTCCCCGACCTGGGCCCGATCGGCGCGAACGGCCTCGCCAACGCCCGGGACTTCAGGGCCCCGGTCGCCGCGTACGAGGACGAGGACCGTCCGGTGGAGGTGGTGAACAAGTTCTGCGGCAACCTGTGGCAGGCGACTTACGACCACTCGCCGCTGGACGTCGTCGCCTGGCACGGCAACCACGTCCCGTACGTGTACGACCTGCGCCGCTTCAACGTCATCGGCACCATCAGCTACGACCACCCGGACCCGTCCATCTTCACGGTCCTGACCTCGCCGTCCGACACCCCGGGCCTGGCGGGCGTCGACTTCGTGGTCTTCGCGCCGCGCTGGCTGGTCGGCGAGGACACCTTCCGGCCGCCGTACTTCCACCGGAACGTGATGAGTGAGTACATGGGTCTCATCGAGGGCGCGTACGACGCGAAGGCGGAGGGCTTCGTGCCGGGCGGCGGCTCGCTGCACAACATGATGTCGGCGCACGGCCCCGACCGCGACACCTTCGACAAGGCGTCGGCCGCCGAGCTGAAGCCGCAGAAGATCGACGACGGGCTTGCCTTCATGTTCGAGACACGCTGGCCGGTGACGGCGACCGAACAAGCAGCTCAGGCCTCCCATCTGCAGCGCGGATACGACGATGTGTGGGAGGGTCTGGAGCGCCATTTTCGAAACTGA
- a CDS encoding TetR/AcrR family transcriptional regulator → MPHRDQRKPPPPPKTLRRVPVQERSAERLTRILDACADLLDEVGYEELSTRAVAARAGVPIGSVYRFFGNKRAMADALAHRNLDAYGERVAARMAGVERGDWRGAVDAAFDEYLAMKRSVPGFGLVDFGIPSAPGAMPDANSDVAERVAGLLAAHLDRTLDKKLRRTVLVGVEAVDAVLQLAFRAHPSGDPDLIDETRTLLHSYFAGSLD, encoded by the coding sequence ATGCCCCACCGTGATCAGCGCAAGCCCCCGCCGCCCCCGAAAACCCTGCGCCGCGTGCCCGTGCAGGAGCGCAGCGCCGAGCGGCTGACCCGCATCCTCGACGCCTGCGCCGACCTCCTGGACGAGGTCGGCTACGAAGAGCTGAGCACCCGCGCCGTCGCCGCCCGCGCGGGTGTCCCGATCGGCTCCGTCTATCGCTTCTTCGGCAACAAGCGCGCCATGGCGGACGCCCTGGCCCACCGCAACCTCGACGCGTACGGCGAGCGCGTGGCGGCACGCATGGCCGGTGTGGAGCGCGGCGACTGGCGCGGCGCCGTCGACGCGGCCTTCGACGAGTACCTCGCCATGAAGCGCAGCGTCCCCGGCTTCGGCCTGGTCGACTTCGGCATCCCCTCGGCCCCCGGCGCGATGCCCGACGCCAACTCGGACGTCGCCGAGCGAGTGGCGGGACTGCTCGCCGCCCACCTCGACAGGACGCTGGACAAGAAGCTGCGCCGGACGGTCCTCGTCGGCGTCGAGGCGGTGGACGCCGTCCTCCAACTCGCCTTCCGCGCACACCCGTCGGGCGATCCCGACCTCATCGACGAGACACGGACCCTGCTGCACTCCTATTTCGCGGGTTCGCTGGACTGA